A single window of Ictalurus furcatus strain D&B chromosome 3, Billie_1.0, whole genome shotgun sequence DNA harbors:
- the arg2 gene encoding arginase-2, mitochondrial isoform X2: protein MPMRSEHVLGQRWCTGEENAVHDFGDLSFEHLEEDDRFMNVPFPRTVGRANQILSDAMSRAVGAGHTAVMLGGDHSLAIGSVAGHAQQRPDLCLIWVDAHADINTPMTSPSGNLHGQPVAFMLKELQDKMPAVPGFSWMKPFLAARDLVYIGLRDVDPGEHVILKSLGIQCFTMRDIDRLGMQRVMEVTLDHLLARKRRPIHLSFDIDAFDPTLAPATGTPVNGGLTYREGMYITEEIHNTGLLSAMDLVEVNPALGASSEAVEATAGLAVDVIASSLGQTRELQDTEQLGL from the exons GGTCAGAGGTGGTGTACAGGAGaag aaAATGCTGTGCATGATTTCGGAGACCTGAGTTTCGAGCACCTGGAGGAGGACGACCGATTCATGAACGTTCCCTTCCCACGGACGGTGGGACGAGCCAATCAGATTCTGTCGGACGCCATGAGCCGAGCGGTAGGGGCGGGGCATACGGCTGTCATGCTAGGAGGAGATCACAG CTTGGCCATCGGCTCGGTTGCGGGCCACGCCCAGCAACGTCCGGACCTTTGTCTGATCTGGGTCGACGCCCACGCCGACATCAACACCCCCATGACCTCCCCATCCGGGAACCTCCACGGCCAGCCGGTCGCGTTCATGCTCAAAGAGCTGCAGGACAAG ATGCCAGCGGTTCCTGGCTTCTCCTGGATGAAACCGTTTCTCGCAGCTAGAGATCTGGTTTACATCGGCCTGAGAGACGTGGACCCGGGCGAGCA TGTTATTCTGAAGAGCCTCGGAATCCAGTGCTTCACCATGCGGGATATTGACCGCCTGGGCATGCAGAGGGTTATGGAAGTGACGCTGGATCATCTGCTGGCAAG GAAGCGGCGCCCCATCCACCTGAGCTTTGACATCGATGCGTTCGACCCCACTCTCGCGCCAGCTACAGGAACTCCGGTGAACGGAGGACTGACCTACAGAGAGGGAATGTACATCACGGAGGAGATCCATAacactg GTTTGCTGTCTGCGATGGACCTGGTGGAGGTGAATCCGGCGCTGGGTGCGAGCTCGGAGGCGGTGGAGGCCACCGCCGGTCTCGCCGTGGACGTCATCGCTTCGTCTCTGGGTCAGACTCGTGAGCTGCAGGACACCGAACAACTCGGCCTGTAG